The nucleotide sequence CCGTCCGCGTCGGGGAGGTCTACGGGCTCGTCCAGGACGGCGTCGGGGTCATCACCAGTCAGTAGCCGGTCGCGGTACTCAGCGAGCCACTCGGCCGTGACAACGGACTTCAGGATCCGCCGGACTTCATAGGTCGGCTGCGGGCCCTTGAGCTTGCGCAGGTACCCGAGGTTCTCGGCCCGGCCGATGTCGGTGACGATCCGGTCCTCGAGCGTGCCGTCCGGGTAGTACAGCCGCAACTGCTCGACCAAATCAGCCTGCGTGACGATCGCTCGCGGGGTGTCGGACGCAGCATCGGCCGCGGCCAGGCGCTCGCGCAGCACGACCAGCAGCACGGTGACGTGGTGGCTGAGCACGTGCTTGCGCATGAGCGGAGGAATGGCCTCATCGGCGTCGTCGCTGCGGCGCAGGAAGGCGTACCGCTCGACGTTATCGAGCACCAGACGAAGGCCGAGCACTGCGACGTAGTCGCGCACGGCCGCCTCGTTGTCCAGCAGCGCCGACCAAACCCGGCTGCTCTCGTCTTCGTATACCGGGCCGAGTAGCAGCTTCGCGGCGGCGGTCGAGACGCCGAGCTCGGCGGCGCGTGTGCTCATGCGGGTCCCCTTGCGCTGCCCGCGGCTGCGGCCGCCGCGGAGGTGAAAATGACCAGCGGGAGTTCGGCGATGCGGTGCACGCCGGCGTCGTCGGCCCAGCCGATCCGCTGCGTGTCGGTGGTGGCAGTGCCGCCCTCGCTGGCGCTGATCTGCAGATAGCCGACCAGCTCGGCCAGTCCGAGAGTCAGAGGGTGCGCGGCAACAATGTCGCCAAGGCTGGTGACACCGCCGTGTTCGACGACGGTCGCGCGGACGCAGTCGCGCAGCCGCTCGGTGTCAACGTGCTGCACCGAC is from Modestobacter marinus and encodes:
- a CDS encoding DUF4194 domain-containing protein, yielding MSTRAAELGVSTAAAKLLLGPVYEDESSRVWSALLDNEAAVRDYVAVLGLRLVLDNVERYAFLRRSDDADEAIPPLMRKHVLSHHVTVLLVVLRERLAAADAASDTPRAIVTQADLVEQLRLYYPDGTLEDRIVTDIGRAENLGYLRKLKGPQPTYEVRRILKSVVTAEWLAEYRDRLLTGDDPDAVLDEPVDLPDADGPRAETPAGGPADIPSTAPADLLTEPVARTGRPDVSAQAPPSAGTDQAGPATVEQTLFEVPATGSITQESA